A region from the Mycobacterium heidelbergense genome encodes:
- the bsaP gene encoding biotin synthase auxiliary protein BsaP yields the protein MPVCRPVCKRLEAVVRDLGAPVGAGVYNVYTGELGGTAVPTAARLGLEPPRFCAECGRRMVVQVRPDGWRVRCSRHGEVDSADLEAQR from the coding sequence ATGCCAGTTTGTAGGCCAGTTTGTAAGAGACTGGAGGCTGTGGTTCGGGATCTGGGCGCTCCGGTCGGCGCCGGCGTCTACAACGTCTACACCGGCGAATTGGGCGGCACCGCCGTGCCGACGGCGGCCCGGCTGGGCCTCGAACCGCCCCGGTTCTGCGCGGAATGCGGACGCCGGATGGTGGTCCAGGTTCGCCCCGACGGGTGGCGGGTGCGGTGCTCGCGACACGGCGAGGTGGACTCGGCCGACCTGGAGGCCCAGCGGTGA
- a CDS encoding 8-amino-7-oxononanoate synthase, producing the protein MRAPIETSPLAWLEAAERQRRDAGLRRSLRPRPAVATELDLASNDYLGLSQHPDVIEGGVAALRMWGAGATGSRLVTGDTELHQQFESELAEFVGAASGLLFSSGYTANLGAVVGLSGPGSLLVSDAHSHASLVDACRLSRARVVVTPHRDVGAVDAALAARDEERAVVVTDSVFSADGSLAPVRELHDVCRRHRALLIVDEAHALGVRGGGRGLLHELGLAGAPDVVMTTTLSKALGSQGGVVLGPAPVRAHLIDAARPFIFDTGLAPAAVGAARAALGVLRAESWRPEAVLAHARFLAGACGVAEKPQSAVVSVILGEPEVALAAATACLDAGVRVGCFRPPTVPAGTSRLRLSARASLDAADLDVARRVLTDVLAVSRR; encoded by the coding sequence ATGAGGGCACCGATCGAGACTTCCCCGCTGGCCTGGCTGGAGGCGGCCGAGCGGCAGCGCCGCGACGCCGGGCTGCGCCGCTCGCTGCGGCCGCGCCCCGCCGTCGCCACCGAGCTGGACCTGGCGTCCAACGACTACCTCGGCCTGTCCCAACACCCCGACGTGATCGAGGGCGGCGTCGCGGCGCTGCGCATGTGGGGCGCCGGGGCCACCGGTTCCCGCCTGGTCACCGGCGACACCGAGCTGCACCAGCAATTCGAGTCCGAGCTCGCCGAGTTCGTCGGCGCCGCCTCGGGCCTGCTGTTCTCCTCGGGATACACGGCCAACCTGGGGGCCGTCGTCGGCCTGTCGGGACCCGGCTCGCTGCTGGTCTCCGACGCCCATTCGCACGCGTCGCTGGTGGACGCCTGCCGGCTGTCGCGCGCCCGGGTGGTAGTCACGCCGCACCGCGACGTCGGCGCGGTGGACGCCGCGCTGGCGGCACGCGACGAGGAGCGCGCCGTCGTCGTCACCGATTCGGTGTTCAGCGCCGACGGCTCGCTGGCCCCCGTGCGGGAATTGCACGACGTGTGCCGCCGGCACCGCGCGCTGCTCATCGTCGACGAGGCGCACGCCCTCGGCGTGCGCGGCGGCGGGCGCGGGCTGCTGCACGAGCTCGGGCTCGCGGGCGCGCCCGACGTGGTGATGACCACGACGTTGTCCAAGGCGCTGGGCAGCCAGGGCGGCGTGGTCCTGGGGCCGGCGCCGGTGCGTGCCCACCTGATCGACGCGGCCCGGCCGTTCATCTTCGACACCGGCCTGGCGCCGGCGGCGGTGGGCGCCGCGCGGGCCGCGCTGGGTGTCCTGCGGGCCGAGTCGTGGCGGCCGGAGGCCGTGCTGGCGCACGCCCGCTTCCTGGCCGGGGCCTGCGGCGTCGCCGAAAAGCCACAGTCGGCCGTGGTGTCGGTGATCCTGGGCGAGCCGGAGGTGGCGCTGGCCGCCGCGACCGCCTGCCTGGACGCCGGCGTGCGGGTGGGCTGCTTCCGGCCGCCGACGGTGCCCGCCGGGACGTCGCGGCTGCGGCTGAGCGCGCGCGCGTCGCTGGACGCCGCCGACCTCGACGTCGCCCGCCGCGTGCTGACCGACGTGCTCGCCGTGTCGCGCCGTTGA
- a CDS encoding NUDIX hydrolase produces the protein MAHSSTAHEVLAVVFQVRQATEQVTKAPRTEKPQLNVLLWQRARDPQRGAWSLPGGRLRNHEDLTTSVRRQLAEKVDLRELAHLEQLAVFSDPHRVPGTRVIASTFLGLVPSPATPELPPDTRWHPVNSLPPMAFDHGPMVAHARARLVAKMSYTNIGFALAPREFALSTLRDIYGAALGYQVDATNLQRVLVRRGVISQTGTIAQSGRSGGRPAALYHFTDSSLRVTDEFAAFRPPGQL, from the coding sequence ATGGCCCATAGTAGCACCGCCCACGAAGTGCTTGCGGTCGTGTTCCAGGTTCGCCAGGCCACCGAGCAGGTTACGAAGGCCCCCCGAACGGAAAAACCCCAGCTGAACGTGCTGTTATGGCAGCGTGCCCGGGATCCGCAAAGGGGCGCGTGGTCGCTGCCCGGCGGGCGGCTGCGCAACCACGAGGACCTGACCACCTCGGTGCGCCGCCAGCTGGCCGAAAAAGTCGACCTGCGAGAGCTGGCTCACTTGGAGCAGCTCGCTGTGTTCTCCGACCCACACCGGGTGCCCGGCACCCGGGTGATCGCGTCGACCTTCCTGGGCCTGGTGCCCTCCCCCGCCACCCCCGAGCTGCCGCCGGACACCCGCTGGCATCCGGTGAATTCGCTGCCGCCGATGGCGTTCGATCACGGCCCGATGGTGGCCCACGCCCGCGCCCGGCTGGTCGCCAAGATGTCGTATACCAACATCGGATTTGCTTTGGCACCAAGGGAATTCGCGCTTTCCACGCTGCGCGACATCTACGGCGCAGCGCTGGGGTACCAGGTCGACGCCACGAACCTGCAGCGGGTCCTGGTCCGGCGCGGGGTCATCAGCCAGACCGGCACCATCGCGCAGTCCGGCCGCAGCGGCGGGCGTCCGGCGGCGCTGTATCACTTCACCGACTCGTCGCTGCGGGTGACCGACGAGTTCGCCGCGTTCCGGCCGCCAGGCCAGCTTTGA
- a CDS encoding adenosylmethionine--8-amino-7-oxononanoate transaminase has product MPAARAGLTPEQISAIDAAHLWHPYGTIGNESIGPLVAVAARGARLTLIRDGRPTEALDAMSSWWTAIHGHGHPELDAALATQLGTMNHVMFGGLTHEPAARLARLLVEITPAGLETVFFSDSGSVSVEVAVKMALQYWRSLGEPGKRRLMTWRGGYHGDTFTPMSICDPDGGMHSLWTDVLAPQVFAPQVPREYDPAYSAAFEKQLERHAAELAAVVVEPVVQGAGGMRFHDPRYLRDLREACRRHDVLLVFDEIATGFGRTGELFAADHAGVSPDIMCVGKALTGGYLSLAATLCTTGIARTISSGEAGALMHGPTFMANPLACAVSVASVELLLDQDWRSRVAEISAGLAAGLEPARALPGVADVRVCGAIGVIECHRPVDLAVATPAALDHGVWLRPFRNLVYAMPPFICGPAEISQITSAMVEVARLVG; this is encoded by the coding sequence ATGCCTGCGGCGAGGGCCGGGTTGACGCCCGAGCAAATCAGCGCGATCGACGCCGCGCACCTGTGGCACCCCTACGGCACCATCGGCAACGAATCGATAGGGCCGCTGGTGGCCGTCGCCGCCCGCGGCGCCCGGCTGACGCTGATCCGTGACGGCAGGCCCACCGAGGCGCTCGACGCGATGAGCTCCTGGTGGACCGCGATCCACGGGCACGGCCACCCCGAACTGGACGCCGCGCTGGCCACCCAGCTGGGCACGATGAACCACGTCATGTTCGGCGGGCTGACCCACGAGCCCGCGGCCCGGCTGGCGCGGTTGCTGGTGGAGATCACCCCGGCGGGCCTGGAGACGGTGTTCTTCAGCGACTCCGGCTCGGTGTCGGTGGAGGTCGCGGTGAAGATGGCGCTGCAGTACTGGCGCAGCCTCGGCGAGCCCGGCAAGCGGCGGCTGATGACCTGGCGGGGCGGCTACCACGGCGACACCTTCACGCCGATGAGCATCTGCGATCCCGACGGCGGCATGCACTCGCTGTGGACCGACGTCCTGGCGCCGCAGGTGTTCGCCCCCCAAGTGCCGCGGGAGTACGACCCGGCCTACAGCGCGGCGTTCGAAAAGCAACTGGAGCGCCACGCCGCCGAACTGGCGGCCGTGGTCGTCGAGCCCGTCGTCCAGGGCGCCGGCGGGATGCGCTTCCACGACCCGCGCTACCTGCGCGACCTGCGGGAGGCCTGCCGGCGGCACGACGTGCTGCTGGTCTTCGACGAGATCGCGACCGGCTTCGGCCGCACCGGTGAGCTGTTCGCCGCCGACCACGCCGGGGTGAGCCCGGACATCATGTGCGTCGGCAAGGCGCTGACCGGCGGATACCTCAGCCTGGCCGCCACCTTGTGCACGACCGGCATCGCGCGCACCATCAGCTCCGGCGAGGCGGGCGCGCTCATGCACGGGCCCACGTTCATGGCCAACCCGCTGGCCTGCGCGGTGTCGGTGGCCAGCGTCGAGCTACTGCTGGACCAGGACTGGCGGTCGCGGGTCGCCGAGATCTCCGCCGGGCTGGCCGCCGGGCTCGAACCGGCCCGCGCACTGCCCGGCGTGGCCGACGTACGGGTGTGCGGCGCCATCGGCGTCATCGAATGCCACCGGCCCGTCGACCTGGCCGTCGCCACCCCCGCGGCGCTCGACCACGGCGTCTGGCTGCGCCCGTTCCGCAACCTGGTCTACGCGATGCCGCCGTTCATCTGCGGGCCCGCCGAAATATCCCAGATCACCTCGGCGATGGTCGAGGTCGCGCGCCTCGTAGGCTGA
- a CDS encoding 2'-5' RNA ligase family protein, translating into MVHSIELVFDPDTESAIRGIWEALAGAGIPSQAPASRPHVTLAVAEVIAPDVDELLAPVGRRLPLGCSVGAPVLFGRANVVFARLVVPTGELLALHAEVHRLCGPHLLPAPTPNSLPGQWTAHVTLARRVDGAQLGRALRIAGRPAQIDGRFAGLRRWDGDKRVEHPIAGPRA; encoded by the coding sequence ATGGTGCATTCGATCGAGCTGGTCTTCGATCCCGACACCGAGTCGGCGATCCGCGGCATCTGGGAGGCGCTGGCCGGCGCCGGGATCCCCAGCCAGGCCCCGGCCAGCCGGCCGCACGTGACGCTGGCCGTCGCCGAGGTCATCGCCCCCGACGTCGACGAGTTGCTGGCCCCCGTCGGCCGACGGCTGCCGCTGGGCTGTTCCGTCGGCGCGCCGGTGTTGTTCGGCCGGGCGAACGTCGTTTTCGCGCGGCTGGTGGTGCCGACGGGCGAGCTGCTGGCACTGCACGCCGAGGTGCACCGGCTGTGCGGCCCGCATCTGCTGCCCGCTCCGACGCCCAACAGCCTGCCCGGGCAGTGGACCGCGCACGTCACGCTGGCGCGCCGCGTCGACGGCGCCCAGCTCGGCCGGGCGCTGCGCATCGCGGGCCGGCCGGCGCAGATCGACGGCCGGTTCGCCGGCCTGCGCCGCTGGGACGGCGACAAGCGGGTCGAGCACCCGATCGCGGGTCCGCGAGCGTGA
- a CDS encoding DUF2567 domain-containing protein, whose protein sequence is MTKHARPAGEPRRSRVRAIVAAAAGVTATGAVLGGLWAWIAPPIHAVVAITRAGERVHDYLGTESEHFFNAPCLMLGLLTVLAVVGPVLAWQWRGRRGPAMVAGLSIGMVIAAAAASAIGAALVRLSYGALNFDAVPLSGHPSVAYVIEAPPVFFSHGPLQVAVTLLWPAGIAALVYALLAAADARDDLGVLPAADQPSHARPMEPESPEAAVS, encoded by the coding sequence GTGACCAAGCACGCGCGGCCGGCCGGCGAGCCCCGCAGGTCCCGGGTGCGCGCGATCGTCGCCGCCGCGGCGGGGGTGACGGCGACCGGCGCCGTGCTCGGCGGGCTGTGGGCATGGATTGCGCCGCCGATCCACGCGGTGGTGGCCATCACCCGCGCGGGTGAGCGGGTCCACGACTATCTGGGCACCGAATCCGAACACTTCTTCAACGCGCCGTGCCTGATGCTGGGCCTGCTGACGGTGCTGGCGGTGGTGGGCCCGGTGCTGGCGTGGCAATGGCGCGGGCGCCGCGGACCGGCGATGGTCGCCGGGCTGTCGATCGGCATGGTGATCGCCGCCGCCGCCGCGTCGGCGATCGGGGCGGCGCTCGTTCGGCTGAGCTACGGCGCCCTGAACTTCGACGCGGTGCCGCTGTCGGGACACCCGTCGGTGGCCTACGTCATCGAGGCGCCGCCGGTGTTCTTTTCCCATGGCCCGCTGCAGGTCGCGGTGACCCTGCTGTGGCCGGCCGGGATCGCCGCGCTGGTCTATGCCCTGCTCGCGGCGGCCGACGCCCGCGACGACCTGGGGGTGCTCCCGGCGGCCGATCAACCGTCGCACGCCAGGCCGATGGAGCCGGAGTCCCCGGAGGCCGCCGTCTCCTAG
- the bioB gene encoding biotin synthase BioB: protein MTEAPTRPTSDIDRDGFDILATAREQVLENGEGLSRDQVLRVLRLPDDRLDELLALAHEVRMRWCGPEVEVEGIISLKTGGCPEDCHFCSQSGLFSSPVRSARLDIPSLVEAAKQTAKSGATEFCIVAAVRGPDERLMAQVAAGIEAIRDEVEINIACSLGMLTAEQVERLSAMGVHRYNHNLETARSFFTNVVTTHTWEERWQTLSMVRDAGMEVCCGGILGMGETLEQRAEFAAELAELGPDEVPLNFLNPRPGTPFGDLEVMPVSEALKSVAAFRLALPRTMLRFAGGREITLGDLGAKQGILGGINAVIVGNYLTTLGRPAEADLELLDDLQMPIKALNASL, encoded by the coding sequence TTGACTGAGGCGCCAACCAGGCCAACGAGCGACATCGACCGGGACGGCTTCGACATCCTGGCCACCGCGCGCGAACAGGTGCTGGAGAACGGCGAGGGGCTGAGCCGCGACCAGGTGCTGCGGGTGCTGCGGCTGCCCGACGACCGGCTCGACGAGCTGCTCGCGTTGGCCCACGAGGTCCGGATGCGCTGGTGCGGCCCCGAGGTCGAGGTCGAGGGCATCATCAGCCTGAAGACCGGCGGCTGCCCGGAGGACTGCCACTTCTGCTCGCAATCGGGGCTTTTCTCGTCGCCGGTGCGCAGCGCCCGCCTCGACATCCCCAGCCTGGTCGAGGCGGCCAAACAGACCGCGAAGTCCGGCGCCACCGAGTTCTGCATCGTGGCCGCGGTGCGCGGACCCGACGAGCGGCTGATGGCGCAGGTCGCCGCCGGCATCGAGGCGATCCGCGACGAGGTGGAGATCAACATCGCCTGCTCGCTGGGGATGCTGACCGCCGAGCAGGTGGAGCGGCTCTCGGCGATGGGAGTGCACCGCTACAACCACAACCTGGAGACCGCCCGGTCGTTCTTCACCAACGTCGTCACCACCCATACCTGGGAGGAGCGCTGGCAGACGCTGTCGATGGTGCGCGACGCCGGCATGGAGGTGTGCTGCGGCGGCATCCTCGGCATGGGCGAGACCCTGGAGCAGCGCGCCGAGTTCGCCGCCGAGCTGGCCGAGCTTGGCCCCGACGAGGTGCCGCTGAACTTCCTCAACCCGCGGCCGGGCACCCCGTTCGGCGACCTGGAGGTCATGCCCGTCAGCGAGGCGTTGAAGTCGGTGGCCGCCTTCCGGCTGGCGTTGCCGCGCACCATGCTGCGGTTCGCCGGGGGCCGCGAGATCACCCTGGGTGACCTCGGCGCCAAGCAGGGCATCCTGGGCGGCATCAACGCGGTGATCGTCGGGAACTACCTGACCACCCTCGGCCGCCCCGCCGAAGCGGATCTGGAGCTCCTCGACGATCTCCAGATGCCGATCAAGGCGCTCAATGCCAGTTTGTAG
- a CDS encoding acyltransferase family protein: MQTLSPPRPPVAAANPVAAGTAASRFYRYDLDGLRGIAIALVAMFHVWFGRVSGGVDVFLALSGFFFGGKILRAALNPAVPLSPMAEVIRLVRRLLPALVVVLAGCGLLTILVQPETRWETFADQSLASLGYYQNWELANTASDYLRAGEAVTPLQHIWSMSVQGQFYIGFLLLVAACAYLFRRPLGAHLRTLFLVLLSALTVASFVYAIVVHRDDQAIAYYDSFARAWELLLGALVGALVPHIRWPMWLRTAVATTALAAIVSCGALIDGVREFPGPWALVPVGATMLMILAGAGGRLPLPNRLLAAGPLVALGAMAYSLYLWHWPLLIFWLSYSGHRHAGFFEGAAVLLVSGLLAYLTTRLIEDPLRYRAGATAPAPVPMTPAVPWWVRLRRPTMALGSMVVLLGVTLTATSFTWRQHVTVLRAAGKELSVLNPQDYPGARALTEHVRVPALPMRPSVLEVKQDLPASTRDGCIADFVNPAVVNCTYGDMAATRTIALAGGSHAEHWLPALDLLGQVHHFKVVTYLKMGCPLSTEQVPLIMGNNAPYMQCREWVQRTMAKLVADRPDYVFTTTTRPWNIKAGDVMPATYIGIWQTLSDNNIPILGMRDTPWLVKNGKPFDPADCLAKKGGSPQSCAVKRSDVLSDRNQTLDFVDQFPLLKVLDMSDAICRADVCRPVEGNILIYHGAHHLDPTYVRSMTDELGRQIGANTGWW; encoded by the coding sequence ATGCAGACCCTGTCCCCGCCTCGTCCACCGGTCGCCGCCGCGAATCCGGTCGCTGCGGGGACGGCCGCATCGCGGTTCTATCGCTACGATCTCGACGGCTTGCGTGGCATCGCGATCGCCCTGGTCGCCATGTTCCACGTCTGGTTCGGCCGGGTTTCCGGCGGCGTGGACGTGTTCCTGGCGCTGTCCGGCTTCTTCTTCGGCGGCAAGATCCTGCGCGCCGCCCTCAACCCGGCCGTTCCGCTGTCGCCGATGGCCGAGGTCATCCGGCTGGTCCGCCGCCTGCTTCCCGCCCTGGTCGTGGTCCTGGCCGGCTGCGGCCTCCTCACCATCCTGGTGCAGCCGGAGACCCGCTGGGAGACGTTCGCCGACCAGAGCCTGGCCAGCCTGGGCTACTACCAGAACTGGGAGCTGGCCAACACCGCGTCGGACTACCTGCGGGCGGGTGAGGCCGTCACGCCGCTGCAGCACATCTGGTCCATGTCGGTGCAGGGCCAGTTCTACATCGGCTTCCTGCTGCTGGTGGCCGCGTGCGCCTACCTGTTCAGGCGGCCGCTGGGCGCCCACCTGCGGACCCTGTTCCTGGTGCTGCTCAGCGCGCTGACGGTGGCGTCGTTCGTCTACGCGATCGTCGTCCATCGGGACGACCAAGCGATCGCCTACTACGACAGCTTCGCCCGGGCGTGGGAGCTGCTGTTGGGCGCGCTGGTCGGGGCGCTGGTCCCCCACATCCGCTGGCCGATGTGGCTGCGCACCGCGGTCGCCACCACCGCGCTGGCGGCCATCGTGTCGTGCGGGGCGCTGATCGACGGCGTCAGGGAATTCCCCGGCCCGTGGGCCCTGGTCCCCGTCGGGGCCACCATGCTGATGATCCTCGCCGGGGCCGGCGGCCGCCTGCCGCTGCCGAACCGACTGCTGGCGGCCGGACCGCTGGTGGCGCTGGGCGCGATGGCCTACTCGCTGTACCTGTGGCACTGGCCGCTGCTCATCTTCTGGCTGTCCTACTCCGGCCACCGGCACGCGGGCTTCTTCGAAGGCGCGGCGGTGCTGCTGGTGTCGGGATTGCTGGCCTACCTGACGACCCGGCTGATCGAGGACCCGCTGCGCTACCGGGCAGGCGCCACAGCCCCGGCGCCCGTCCCGATGACCCCCGCGGTCCCCTGGTGGGTGCGGCTGCGCAGGCCGACGATGGCGCTGGGGTCGATGGTGGTGCTGCTCGGTGTCACGCTGACCGCGACCTCGTTCACCTGGCGCCAGCACGTCACGGTGTTGCGCGCCGCGGGCAAGGAGCTCAGCGTGCTCAACCCGCAGGACTACCCCGGCGCGCGCGCCCTCACCGAACACGTGCGGGTGCCCGCGCTGCCGATGCGGCCCTCGGTGTTGGAGGTCAAGCAAGACCTCCCGGCCTCGACCCGTGACGGCTGCATCGCCGACTTCGTCAACCCGGCCGTGGTCAACTGCACCTACGGCGACATGGCCGCCACCCGGACCATCGCGCTGGCCGGCGGATCGCACGCCGAACACTGGCTGCCCGCGCTGGACCTGCTCGGTCAGGTGCACCACTTCAAGGTCGTCACGTACCTCAAGATGGGCTGCCCGCTGTCCACCGAGCAGGTCCCGCTGATCATGGGCAACAACGCCCCGTACATGCAGTGCCGCGAGTGGGTGCAACGGACGATGGCCAAGCTGGTCGCCGACCGTCCCGACTACGTGTTCACCACGACGACCCGGCCGTGGAACATCAAGGCCGGCGACGTCATGCCGGCCACCTACATCGGCATCTGGCAGACGTTGTCCGACAACAACATTCCGATCCTCGGCATGCGCGACACGCCGTGGCTGGTCAAGAACGGCAAACCGTTCGACCCCGCGGACTGCCTGGCCAAGAAGGGCGGCAGCCCCCAGTCGTGCGCGGTCAAGCGCTCCGACGTGCTGTCCGATCGCAACCAGACCCTCGACTTCGTCGACCAGTTCCCGCTGCTGAAGGTCCTCGACATGTCGGACGCGATCTGCCGCGCCGACGTCTGCCGCCCGGTCGAGGGAAACATCCTGATCTACCACGGCGCTCACCACCTGGACCCCACCTACGTGCGGAGCATGACCGACGAGCTGGGCCGCCAGATCGGGGCCAACACCGGTTGGTGGTGA
- the bioD gene encoding dethiobiotin synthase, with protein MTVLVVTGTGTGVGKTVVTAALACDARRAGLDVAVCKPVQTGTDSGDDDLAEVGRLSGVTELAGLARYPQPLAPAAAAEQAGMALPTADQLLRLIAGLDRPGRLTLVEGAGGLLVELGGAGVTLRDLAVELGAAALVVVTAELGTLNHTALTLEALAAHRVPCTGLAIGSWPAHPGPVQTSNRSALARLAPVRAALTAGAGSMGPADFAAACAGAFDRDWVTALVR; from the coding sequence TTGACCGTCCTGGTCGTCACCGGCACCGGCACGGGGGTCGGCAAGACGGTCGTCACCGCGGCGCTGGCGTGTGACGCCCGCCGGGCCGGCCTCGACGTGGCCGTGTGCAAACCGGTCCAGACCGGCACCGACTCCGGCGACGACGACCTCGCCGAGGTGGGCCGGCTCTCGGGCGTCACCGAACTCGCCGGGCTGGCCCGGTATCCGCAGCCGCTGGCGCCGGCCGCCGCGGCCGAGCAGGCGGGCATGGCGCTGCCCACCGCCGACCAGCTGCTGCGGCTGATCGCCGGCCTGGACCGACCGGGGCGGCTGACGTTGGTCGAGGGCGCCGGCGGGCTGCTGGTCGAACTCGGCGGCGCCGGCGTCACGCTGCGCGACCTGGCCGTCGAGCTGGGCGCCGCGGCGCTGGTCGTGGTCACCGCGGAGCTGGGCACCCTCAATCACACCGCGCTGACACTGGAAGCCCTTGCCGCACACCGTGTTCCATGCACCGGACTGGCGATCGGAAGCTGGCCGGCGCACCCCGGGCCGGTGCAGACCTCGAACCGGTCCGCGCTGGCCCGCCTGGCCCCCGTGCGCGCGGCCCTGACCGCCGGCGCCGGATCGATGGGCCCCGCCGACTTCGCGGCGGCGTGCGCCGGCGCGTTCGACCGCGACTGGGTCACCGCGTTGGTCCGCTGA
- the ripD gene encoding NlpC/P60 family peptidoglycan-binding protein RipD, translating to MKRIYAFAIGLAMLVAPLAATGIATADPTTKPMDYQQATDVVIMRGLSQRGVPFSWAGGGVNGPSRGKGAGIATVGFDASGLMQYAYAGAGIKLPRSSAEMYRLGQKVLPQQARRGDLIFYGPNGTQSVAMYLGNNQMLEVGDVVQVSPVRANGMAPYLVRVLGTQAPLQQAPVQQAPVQQAPTQQAPTQQAPVQQVPTQQAPLQQLPTQQAPVQQVPTQQAPLQQVPTQQAPLQQLPLLQPSTQQAPVQQAPFGVTR from the coding sequence ATGAAACGCATCTACGCTTTCGCGATCGGTCTCGCGATGCTGGTGGCTCCGCTGGCCGCCACCGGCATCGCGACCGCCGACCCGACCACCAAGCCGATGGACTACCAGCAGGCCACCGACGTCGTGATCATGCGCGGCCTTTCGCAGCGCGGCGTGCCGTTCTCCTGGGCCGGCGGCGGCGTCAATGGCCCCTCCCGCGGCAAGGGGGCGGGCATCGCCACCGTCGGGTTCGACGCGTCGGGCCTGATGCAGTACGCGTACGCCGGCGCCGGGATCAAGCTCCCGCGTTCCTCCGCCGAGATGTACCGGCTCGGCCAGAAGGTCCTGCCGCAGCAAGCGCGCCGCGGCGACCTGATCTTCTACGGCCCCAACGGCACGCAAAGCGTCGCGATGTACCTCGGGAACAACCAGATGCTGGAGGTGGGCGACGTCGTCCAGGTCTCGCCCGTGCGGGCCAACGGGATGGCGCCCTACCTGGTCCGGGTCCTGGGGACCCAGGCGCCGCTGCAGCAGGCCCCGGTCCAGCAGGCCCCGGTCCAGCAGGCGCCGACACAGCAGGCACCGACGCAGCAGGCACCGGTCCAGCAAGTACCGACGCAGCAGGCACCGCTGCAGCAACTGCCCACGCAACAGGCGCCGGTCCAGCAAGTACCCACGCAACAAGCGCCGCTGCAGCAAGTGCCCACGCAACAGGCGCCGCTGCAGCAACTGCCGTTACTGCAGCCGTCAACGCAGCAAGCGCCCGTGCAGCAGGCTCCGTTCGGCGTCACGCGGTAG
- a CDS encoding lipase family protein has translation MVELGNLAGTHGAQWIGRPPHEELQRKVRPLLPCDDPFYQPPPGYQHAEPGTVLRSREVELAFLGLVPQPVTAVQLLYRTMDMNGEPEATVTTVIVPAERAPGATCPLLSYQCAIDAMTSRCFPSYALRRRAKALGSLSQFEFLLITAAVAEGWAVSVPDHEGLYGSWGAPYEPGYRVLDGIRAALGSERLGLSAEASPQAPIGLWGYSGGGLASAWAAEMCGDYAPELDIVGAVLGSPVGDLGHTFRRLNGSFLAGLPALVVAALSHIYPDLDRVIKEHTSDEGRALLDALEDMTTVQAVLRMAGKDMGDYLDEPLEKILSTPEVTQVFDSIKLGATVPTPPVLIVQAVHDYLIDVHDIDELAHAYSAGGASVTYHRDAFNEHICLHPLSAPMTLRWLTDRFAGRPLTEHLVRTAWPTAFNPMTYVGMARLIKIAAKVITGRKVPRRPL, from the coding sequence ATGGTTGAGCTCGGCAATCTGGCGGGGACGCACGGCGCGCAATGGATCGGACGGCCGCCGCACGAGGAACTGCAGCGCAAGGTGCGCCCGCTGCTGCCCTGCGACGACCCGTTCTACCAGCCGCCGCCCGGCTACCAGCACGCCGAGCCGGGGACGGTCTTGCGCTCCCGCGAGGTGGAGCTGGCGTTTCTGGGCCTGGTACCCCAGCCCGTCACGGCCGTCCAGCTGCTCTACCGGACGATGGACATGAACGGTGAGCCCGAGGCGACGGTGACCACCGTGATCGTCCCGGCCGAGCGCGCCCCGGGGGCCACGTGCCCGCTGCTGTCGTATCAGTGCGCGATCGACGCCATGACGTCCCGCTGCTTCCCGTCCTATGCGCTGCGGCGCAGGGCGAAGGCCCTCGGGTCGTTGAGCCAGTTCGAGTTCCTGCTGATCACCGCCGCGGTCGCCGAGGGCTGGGCCGTCTCGGTGCCCGACCACGAAGGCCTCTACGGTTCGTGGGGCGCGCCGTATGAGCCCGGGTACCGGGTCCTGGACGGGATCCGGGCCGCGCTGGGTTCGGAACGGCTCGGCTTGTCGGCGGAAGCCTCCCCACAGGCGCCGATCGGGCTGTGGGGGTACTCCGGCGGCGGGCTGGCCAGCGCGTGGGCCGCCGAGATGTGCGGGGACTACGCGCCCGAGCTGGACATCGTGGGGGCGGTGCTGGGCTCACCCGTCGGCGACCTCGGCCACACCTTCCGCAGGCTCAACGGGAGCTTCCTGGCCGGCCTGCCCGCGCTGGTGGTGGCGGCTCTCTCCCACATCTACCCCGACCTCGACCGGGTGATCAAGGAACACACCAGTGACGAGGGCCGCGCCCTGCTCGACGCGCTGGAGGACATGACGACCGTCCAGGCCGTGCTGCGGATGGCGGGCAAAGACATGGGCGACTACCTGGACGAGCCGCTCGAAAAGATCCTGTCGACGCCCGAGGTGACGCAGGTCTTCGACAGCATCAAGCTGGGCGCCACGGTGCCGACGCCGCCCGTGCTGATCGTGCAGGCCGTGCACGACTACCTCATCGACGTGCACGACATCGACGAACTCGCGCACGCCTATTCGGCCGGCGGCGCCAGCGTCACCTACCACCGGGACGCGTTCAACGAACACATTTGCCTGCACCCGCTGTCGGCGCCCATGACGCTTCGCTGGCTCACGGACCGGTTCGCCGGTCGACCGCTGACCGAACACCTCGTCCGGACCGCGTGGCCGACGGCGTTCAATCCGATGACCTACGTCGGCATGGCGCGGCTGATCAAGATCGCGGCCAAGGTCATCACCGGCAGGAAGGTGCCGCGCCGCCCGTTGTAA